The segment CTTAGAAATTATTAGAAATTATTAGAAATAATTAGAACAAACTGAGAGCAGGGAATTATTACTAATTGAAAGATAAGACTTTTTTACACGTTTGTTCAGGAATAAATTATTAGTAATTTCCCCCTCAAATTAATAATTACATGCTATGCGAACACTGGGAGATTGAGGTATCAGATTGAGGCGCTGCGGGAGGCAATCGCCAACGCCATCATTCATCGTGACTACAGTGTGCGCGGCACAAGCCTTATGGTTGAGGTGTATGATGACCGGGGCGAGATCGTCAATCCCTGCGTATTCCCGCAGCACCGGAAAAAAGAGTTCGGCAAAATTTCTGTCCGGAGAAACGAGCACATAGCAGACCTCTTTTTCCGCATGGACAAGGTTGAACGGGCAGGCACCGGGATAAGAAGGATGAAAGAGGCAATGACAACTGCAGGATTAGCGACACCAAAGATCCGGCAGACTGGCTTTTATACGATTGTCTTTAAACGGCCTGTGGAGAGTGAAATAAAAAAGGATGTGGAAGATATTACCCAGGAAACTACCCAGAAAAGTTGGGTGAAAAAGTTGGGTGAAAATGAAAAAAAGATTTTAGAAAATATCGCTGAAAATAAGTTTGTAACAATACCTGAACTTTCTAATACGATGGGAATAAGCACAACAGCGGTGGAAAATAATCTTGCAAAACTGAAATCAAAAAAAGTTATCAAGCGTAATGGCCCCGACAAGGGTGGGCATTGGGAGATAGTTGATGTTTGATCAGATGTACAGGATGATAGTGGCAGAAGAATTGTGGAAATGCAGTGAAACCGGCATGAAGTTTATTGCTACATTCAAGCGGAAAAGCTATTATCGTGGTCAGAAGGTCGGAGGAAGATTGGAGAATAGGTTGGCAGAAGAGTTGGTAGAAAAGGGGGTAGAAAATCTTACCCAGAAAACTACCCAGAAAATCATAGAAGCTATAACTAAGAAATCAGATATTACTCAGAAAGAACTTGCAGCGGTTATAGGGATAACCGAAGACGGCGAAAAGTATCATATATCCATGCTTAGAAAAAAAGGTCTTCTAAAACGTATCGGCCCCGACAAGGGCTGGCATTGGGAGATAGTTGATAAGCTATAAGTAAACTACCTAAATGGCTATATCAAGAACTAAGGAAGACATACTTATTATGAACATTGCCAAAAGGAGCTTATTATGACAACGACTCCATTAGCCTCAAGACTTGAGGGGAAAACAATAGATGATAAGTGGGAAGTCATGAGAAAGCGCATTAAGACGGAGGATGATCATAGCGGTGCATTCTCAAGCTGCTATGAAGTCAAAAACATTGAAAATGGTGAAGTTGGATTTTTGAAAGCTATAAATTATGCATACGCATTTAAAGCAACAGGGCATGGGACATCTTCAACAGTATTTTTGCAAGAATTAACGCAGAACTATAATTACGAGAAAGACTTGCTGGAATTTTGTAGGGATAATAAAATGTCAAGAATAGTATCTGCAATTGCTCATGGTGAATATAGAGATTCAGCGGAAATGTTTCCAGTACCTTACTTGGTATTTGAAACAGCTACAGGTAGCCTCAAAAATGTAAAACGACAAAAGCAGAAGCAGATAGATTTAGCTTGGAAGTTAGGAGTAATACATGGGTTTCTTGTAGGGTTATCACAACTTCATCAAGAAAAGATAGTGCATCAGGATATCAAACCATCGAATATTCTTATATTCGGACACAATGTATCAAAGCTGGGCGACCTTGGAAACGCAACTAAGTTTGATAATAAATCACCTATGTGGGATAACGACGGTCATTGCGGGGATTTCAGTTATGCCCATATAGAGCTTTTGTATCGTTATTTTAGTCCGGATTGGAATACTATAAGATTAGGTGCTGACTTGTTTATGGCGGGAGGAATAATATCATATATGATTACCGACTCAAATTTCCTTTCGCTGTTGGCTGCAAACATACCGGATATATATAAACCGACTAATTTTGGAGGCACTTTCGAGGACGTTAAACCTCATCTGATGCAAGCTTATAACAAAACTATTGCCGAAATAAAAGATCGAATAGATGAACCAATCAGAAAAGATATTATAGAAATCATTGCTCAATTCACGCATCCTGTACCTGAGCTGCGCGGTATTCCCAAGGGCTTTAATAATAGTCTGCCTCAATATTCTCTCTGGCGCTGTATATCCATAATTGATCGCCTTGCCAAGAAGGTAGAAATGGGGAAAATATGAATAATCCCCAGACACATAAAAGAAGCCATGTTGTTCCAAAGTGGTTTGAATATC is part of the Candidatus Schekmanbacteria bacterium genome and harbors:
- a CDS encoding winged helix-turn-helix transcriptional regulator, coding for MRYQIEALREAIANAIIHRDYSVRGTSLMVEVYDDRGEIVNPCVFPQHRKKEFGKISVRRNEHIADLFFRMDKVERAGTGIRRMKEAMTTAGLATPKIRQTGFYTIVFKRPVESEIKKDVEDITQETTQKSWVKKLGENEKKILENIAENKFVTIPELSNTMGISTTAVENNLAKLKSKKVIKRNGPDKGGHWEIVDV
- a CDS encoding winged helix-turn-helix transcriptional regulator, whose amino-acid sequence is MFDQMYRMIVAEELWKCSETGMKFIATFKRKSYYRGQKVGGRLENRLAEELVEKGVENLTQKTTQKIIEAITKKSDITQKELAAVIGITEDGEKYHISMLRKKGLLKRIGPDKGWHWEIVDKL
- a CDS encoding protein kinase; its protein translation is MTTTPLASRLEGKTIDDKWEVMRKRIKTEDDHSGAFSSCYEVKNIENGEVGFLKAINYAYAFKATGHGTSSTVFLQELTQNYNYEKDLLEFCRDNKMSRIVSAIAHGEYRDSAEMFPVPYLVFETATGSLKNVKRQKQKQIDLAWKLGVIHGFLVGLSQLHQEKIVHQDIKPSNILIFGHNVSKLGDLGNATKFDNKSPMWDNDGHCGDFSYAHIELLYRYFSPDWNTIRLGADLFMAGGIISYMITDSNFLSLLAANIPDIYKPTNFGGTFEDVKPHLMQAYNKTIAEIKDRIDEPIRKDIIEIIAQFTHPVPELRGIPKGFNNSLPQYSLWRCISIIDRLAKKVEMGKI